A single Lactuca sativa cultivar Salinas chromosome 8, Lsat_Salinas_v11, whole genome shotgun sequence DNA region contains:
- the LOC122195471 gene encoding transcription factor bHLH162 gives METGNCFGSSLIPDRPERKVIEKNRRNQMKFLYSQLFSLLPENVNFKGCPQMSDRLNEAIRYIETLKENLEKTKNKKEKDGASTSQSFDIQIHEISSDIDVVLIFGLKTYSCYCDIIRTIDQYSTAVGYASFSTSGPSTFHVHQKKIEAAEMYRRLNELFEGFSKKEVVLDVLAPTCNEEESNLDLWDFEISSDIWCRNS, from the exons ATGGAGACGGGCAATTGCTTTGGTTCTTCTTTGATTCCAGACAGGCCAGAACGAAAGGTTATTGAGAAGAACAGGAGGAACCAAATGAAGTTCCTCTACTCTCAGCTCTTTTCCCTCCTCCCTGAAAATGTCAACTTTAAG GGATGTCCACAAATGTCTGATAGACTAAACGAAGCTATACGATACATTGAAACCCTGAAAGAAAACTTAGAGAAAACTAAGAACAAGAAAGAAAA GGATGGGGCTTCCACTTCCCAATCTTTTGATATCCAAATCCATGAAATTAGTTCTGATATAGATGTAGTTTTAATCTTTGGATTGAAAACTTATTCCTGTTATTGTGATATTATTCGGACAATTGATCAATACAGCACTGCCGTAGGATACGCAAGTTTTTCTACTTCTGGACCTTCTACTTTCCATGTACATCAGAAAAAG ATTGAAGCAGCAGAGATGTATCGGAGGCTAAATGAATTGTTTGAAGGATTCTCGAAAAAAGAAGTAGTGTTAGATGTTCTTGCCCCAACATGTAACGAAGAGGAATCCAACCTAGATTTATGGGATTTTGAAATCTCCTCCGACATATGGTGTAGGAATTCCTAG